Proteins co-encoded in one Opitutus terrae PB90-1 genomic window:
- a CDS encoding CRTAC1 family protein: MTDQAGLDFTHQLANGKLDNIMKSDGAGGTILDFDGDGFMDIYLVNSGPVPVLSEAPAGTERLPNALFRNRGDGTFENVTKKAGVEGWGFGTTAAAADYDNDGDTDLLVVNFGELILYRNRGDGTFEDVTAQAGLHSKQAGISATFFDADNDGWLDLFVANYLVFDPAVQPPAGSGVPYPGPLSYESEFNLLYRNRGPAAAGFEDVSESAGIRVPHHRAMSVTPLDYDDDGDQDLYVSNDGTANLLFANDGRGHFHDVALESGVAFNQFGQADGSMGAAVGDANGDGLPDLLVTRFGKASFYLNAAGGFFEDRIVASGILTVSSRYTGWGGNFLDYDNDSDLDVFIADGDPHYLKGMPPLLLENRGNATFVDASERGGAFFQQQKNLRGSGAFDYDNDGRMDLVLTSLGDRAVLLHNQLATGAHWLTVKLTGRRSNRDGFGAKIKVIAGGRTLRAEARCPTSYVFQRDPRLHFGLGTSSNVDRIEVRWPSGQTQVMERPPIDRVVTLVEP, encoded by the coding sequence TGACCGATCAGGCTGGCCTGGACTTCACGCACCAGCTGGCCAACGGGAAGCTGGACAACATCATGAAATCCGATGGCGCGGGTGGCACGATCCTCGACTTCGACGGCGACGGATTCATGGATATCTACCTCGTGAACTCCGGCCCGGTGCCGGTGCTGTCCGAAGCGCCAGCGGGCACCGAGCGATTGCCAAACGCGTTGTTCCGGAACCGCGGCGACGGCACGTTCGAGAACGTGACGAAAAAGGCGGGAGTCGAAGGGTGGGGCTTCGGCACGACGGCGGCTGCGGCGGACTACGACAATGACGGCGACACGGATCTGCTCGTCGTGAATTTCGGCGAACTGATTCTCTACCGGAATCGGGGCGACGGCACATTCGAGGACGTCACCGCGCAGGCGGGACTACACTCGAAGCAGGCCGGAATCTCGGCGACGTTTTTCGATGCGGACAACGACGGCTGGCTCGACCTGTTCGTGGCGAACTACCTCGTGTTCGATCCGGCCGTCCAGCCCCCGGCGGGTTCGGGCGTGCCTTATCCGGGGCCGCTCTCCTACGAATCGGAATTCAATCTTCTCTACCGCAATCGCGGTCCCGCGGCCGCGGGATTCGAGGACGTGAGCGAGTCGGCAGGCATTCGCGTGCCGCATCACCGCGCGATGTCCGTGACGCCGCTCGACTACGATGACGACGGCGACCAGGACCTCTACGTCTCGAATGACGGTACCGCCAACCTGCTGTTCGCGAATGATGGCCGCGGCCATTTTCACGACGTGGCGTTGGAGAGCGGGGTGGCGTTCAACCAATTCGGGCAGGCCGATGGCTCGATGGGCGCGGCGGTCGGTGACGCGAATGGCGACGGTTTGCCAGATCTGCTGGTCACGCGGTTCGGCAAGGCGTCGTTTTACCTGAATGCCGCCGGAGGATTTTTCGAGGATCGGATCGTGGCCTCCGGTATCCTCACCGTGTCGTCGCGCTACACGGGTTGGGGCGGCAATTTTCTGGACTATGACAACGACAGCGACCTCGACGTGTTCATCGCCGACGGCGATCCCCATTACCTGAAAGGGATGCCGCCCTTGCTGCTCGAGAACCGCGGGAACGCCACCTTTGTCGACGCTTCGGAGCGCGGCGGCGCGTTTTTCCAACAGCAGAAAAATCTCCGCGGCAGTGGCGCCTTCGACTACGACAACGATGGCCGGATGGATCTGGTGCTGACGAGCCTGGGTGATCGTGCCGTGTTGTTGCACAACCAACTCGCGACCGGCGCGCACTGGCTCACCGTGAAACTCACCGGTCGCCGCAGCAACCGCGATGGCTTCGGGGCGAAAATCAAAGTGATCGCCGGCGGCCGGACGTTGCGGGCCGAAGCGCGGTGTCCGACGAGCTATGTTTTCCAGCGGGACCCACGGCTCCATTTCGGTCTGGGCACGAGCAGCAATGTCGACCGAATCGAGGTGCGCTGGCCGAGCGGCCAGACCCAGGTGATGGAGCGTCCGCCGATCGATCGCGTGGTCACGCTCGTCGAGCCCTGA